A section of the Phaseolus vulgaris cultivar G19833 chromosome 8, P. vulgaris v2.0, whole genome shotgun sequence genome encodes:
- the LOC137826467 gene encoding WAT1-related protein At1g25270-like encodes MSGRWKVMEEWKPSFLMVLVQLGYAATSVLVKLATKDGMSVQVLTAYRLIFGAAFSFSLALIFERKNRPKLTWRVLWMSFLCGLFGGSLFQNLFLVALTLVSATYAYATFNMVPGVTFILSVLCGYEKLNLRSAGGKSKVLGTILGIIGIMLLSFLKVTKINVWNLPINLLHEDHTPSHAHSKTEWLGILSGIGSCFSFSTWLIIQVKVSKQYPMHHSGSALLNLMGAIQATVLAFCVEKDWRQWKLGLNIRLVAALFTGIVTSGFVIIATAWCVRKRGPLYASVFNPLCLVLVAIACSLLLQEQLYLGSVIGAVLIVCGLYMVLWGKSKEMKPVTPLVSTEDC; translated from the exons AtgagtggtagatggaaagtaATGGAAGAGTGGAAGCCCAGCTTTCTGATGGTGTTGGTGCAGCTTGGATATGCTGCAACAAGTGTCCTTGTAAAGCTCGCCACCAAAGATGGAATGAGCGTCCAAGTTCTCACTGCCTACCGTCTCATCTTCGGAGCTGCTTTCTCTTTTTCACTTGCTCTTATCTTCGAAAG AAAGAATCGGCCAAAGTTGACATGGAGGGTGCTTTGGATGTCCTTCTTATGCGGCCTATTTGG GGGGAGTCTATTCCAAAACCTTTTCTTGGTTGCATTGACTTTGGTATCAGCAACATATGCATATGCTACCTTTAACATGGTTCCTGGCGTCACTTTTATTCTTTCCGTTTTGTGTGG CTACGAAAAGTTAAATTTGCGAAGTGCAGGAGGAAAGAGTAAGGTGTTGGGAACGATACTAGGAATTATCGGGATAATGCTGTTGTCATTTTTGAAAGTAACAAAGATTAATGTATGGAACCTTCCCATTAATCTTCTGCATGAAGATCACACACCATCGCATGCTCACTCTAAAACCGAATGGCTAGGTATTCTCAGTGGTATTGGAAGTTGCTTCAGTTTTTCAACATGGCTCATCATTCAG GTTAAGGTGAGTAAGCAATATCCAATGCATCACTCAGGTTCAGCGTTGCTGAACTTGATGGGTGCAATACAAGCCACGGTTCTTGCCTTTTGTGTTGAGAAAGATTGGAGGCAATGGAAGCTGGGTTTGAATATTAGGCTTGTGGCAGCACTTTTCACG GGAATTGTGACTTCTGGATTTGTTATTATTGCGACTGCATGGTGTGTGCGAAAGAGAGGTCCATTGTATGCATCTGTATTCAACCCTCTATGCCTTGTGCTCGTTGCAATTGCCTGTTCCCTGTTATTACAAGAGCAGCTATACCTAGGAAG TGTAATTGGAGCAGTGCTGATTGTGTGTGGGTTGTACATGGTGTTGTGGGGCAAGAGCAAAGAAATGAAACCTGTAACTCCACTTGTGTCAACAGAAGATTGCTGA
- the LOC137826072 gene encoding uncharacterized protein, which produces MNCYNIHQNAFSAREEMRGSLPIANQNGPVFCPKPRRAGVLMNLPILPVKWHLGQQTEGSDSKAGAELLDIVLKRESSGQDFSNQIPSSPPYFCCSPPVRAANPLIQDARFGDEENTLVSSISSPSGLPSPSSASRKGGCARMKFGLKPAAVRVEGFDCLSRDCQNSGIPAVA; this is translated from the exons ATGAATTGTTATAATATTCATCAGAATGCCTTCTCAGCACGTGAAGAGATGAGAGGCTCTCTTCCCATTGCTAATCAGAATGGCCCTGTCTTTTGCCCTAAGCCACGCAGAGCTGGAGTTTTAATGAACTTGCCTATTCTACCAGTGAAATGGCATTTAGG CCAACAAACTGAGGGGTCTGATTCAAAAGCTGGGGCAGAACTACTTGACATTGTTCTCAAGAGG GAGAGTTCTGGCCAGGATTTTTCCAATCAGATACCTTCCTCTCCTCCATATTTTTGTTGTTCTCCTCCAGTTCGGGCTGCAAATCCATTGATCCAAGATGCTCGCTTTGGGGATGAAGAGAACACTCTTGTATCATCAATTTCATCACCTTCTGGTTTGCCATCTCCATCTTCAGCATCTCGCAAAGGAGGATGTGCTAGGATGAAGTTTGGACTTAAACCGGCTGCAGTTAGAGTAGAAGGATTTGATTGCCTCAGCAGGGATTGTCAGAATTCTGGCATCCCTGCTGTTGCTTAA